A region from the Corylus avellana chromosome ca7, CavTom2PMs-1.0 genome encodes:
- the LOC132188752 gene encoding uncharacterized protein LOC132188752: protein MAANICCSIELEPKTLNQGQLNRAREVAADVAQKMEPNEGSTIFIEGSRPLEVAVKDVERYMEEGKQLQKAVECEEKAHNIIELPSQCSCTTTTVESPDQVRLKEPLSAPF, encoded by the exons ATGGCTGCTAACATCTGTTGCTCCATCGAATTGGAGCCCAAGACCTTGAACCAAGGGCAACTTAACCGTGCCAGG GAAGTGGCTGCAGATGTAGCTCAGAAGATGGAACCAAATGAAGGGTCAACCATATTCATTGAG GGATCGAGACCATTGGAGGTTGCAGTAAAGGATGTAGAGCGATACATGGAAGAGGGAAAACAACTTCAGAAGGCTGTCGAGTGCGAGGAGAAGGCTCACAATATTATTGAACTACCTTCCCAATGCTCTTGCACTACTACCACCGTCGAATCCCCGGACCAAGTGAGGCTCAAGGAACCCCTTTCCGCCCCATTTTGA
- the LOC132188301 gene encoding GATA transcription factor 9-like — protein sequence MEVPELFMGGYIGGAGAGAGQFSPEKQKPGEHFIIDDLLDFSNEDAVMTDGFFDNVAGNSTDSSIVTAVDSCNSGSGPQFSGNVGSRSFGDSQFTGDLCVPYDDLAELEWLSNFVDDSFSVQQDLQALHYLSGSSTTAIVAATKPQTPESSSSETLPSRNVPFFQPETPLPGKARSKRSRAAPCDWSTRLLHLPTPSESDLTNQKPLSPAPKTTSSKKRESKQNDSESSSGRKCLHCGSEKTPQWRTGPMGPKTLCNACGVRYKSGRLVPEYRPAASPTFVSAKHSNSHRKVLELRRQKEMQRAQQQQFLSQSSIFGVSNGCSDYLIHHRSGPDFRHLI from the exons atgGAAGTGCCGGAGCTATTTATGGGAGGCTACATTGGCGGAGCCGGAGCCGGAGCCGGCCAATTCTCGCCTGAAAAGCAGAAGCCAGGGGAGCACTTCATCATCGACGACCTCCTAGACTTTTCGAACGAAGACGCCGTTATGACCGACGGTTTCTTCGACAATGTTGCCGGTAATTCTACCGATTCTTCCATTGTAACCGCCGTCGACAGCTGCAATTCCGGCAGCGGACCTCAGTTCTCCGGAAACGTTGGCTCCCGGAGCTTCGGTGATTCTCAGTTCACCGGCGACCTCTGTGTTCCG TACGACGACTTGGCGGAGCTGGAATGGCTGTCAAACTTCGTGGACGACTCGTTCTCGGTCCAACAAGACCTTCAAGCGCTCCACTATCTCTCCGGCTCCAGCACCACTGCTATTGTCGCCGCCACCAAACCCCAGACCCCCGAATCATCCTCCTCCGAAACGCTGCCTTCCCGAAACGTCCCGTTTTTTCAGCCCGAAACACCGCTCCCCGGAAAGGCCCGCAGCAAGCGCTCGCGCGCCGCCCCCTGCGACTGGTCCACGCGCCTCCTCCACCTCCCCACCCCCTCCGAGTCCGACCTCACAAACCAAAAGCCATTGTCTCCGGCGCCGAAGACGACATCGTCtaagaaaagagagagcaaGCAGAACGACTCGGAGTCCTCTTCGGGTCGGAAGTGTCTGCATTGTGGGTCGGAAAAGACCCCACAATGGCGGACCGGGCCCATGGGGCCGAAGACCCTTTGTAACGCTTGTGGGGTGCGGTACAAGTCGGGACGACTCGTGCCGGAGTACCGACCTGCTGCGAGCCCAACTTTTGTGTCGGCGAAGCACTCCAATTCGCATAGGAAGGTCTTGGAGTTGAGGAGGCAAAAGGAGATGCAAAGAGCTCAGCAGCAACAGTTTCTTAGTCAAAGTTCAATTTTCGGTGTATCCAACGGTTGCAGCGACTACTTGATCCATCATCGTAGCGGGCCCGATTTTAGGCATTTGATCTAG